One Lytechinus variegatus isolate NC3 chromosome 14, Lvar_3.0, whole genome shotgun sequence genomic region harbors:
- the LOC121427192 gene encoding carbohydrate sulfotransferase 15-like, translated as MERARVVCLAIALSGILSLMYSRLLTDQSLQLPRALHSDATITSGQEHDNTNAPTGTEELQEIDTGIGPSLKSERSTSSSSSSYHGNGVLQSGVDRGALARPKNGLAEIGHQVASSKIRSLKFQDEPLDQRTTVPRRANSDVGKNKEEMKEESFKRNKDEKQMKFLSHMNKSNIQTPLPENDAVLPAHLIKSIREQLSEMRDKFKKKSALVFDRAHLPRNLTLLGKAIFRVVPEKFLPEYRSPCFHLHEKDKSSQLACLPHVFLAGFPKCATTDLFKKLICHHQIVATSKEPHWWTRTRFTRESVLHYLGHQTNLVQRMEETGDKRLITMDASASTMWDNTYSLGKFGSIRHPPKWTHTDVLRSVLPDARFLLLLREPTDRLYSGYMAFDTEWRTQKSPEDFHQRLVRSIQDFGGCMKNYQLSTCVNFKYDMRLRVGMYSVFIRDWLKRYPREQLHVLRTEDWSKDPAKELSRIVSFLDLDPLSRDALLNITSSSRENQRTQKDRSLGGLLPESRRLLEKLYKPFKEDLAQLLQDDKYLWNG; from the exons ATGGAAAGG GCACGAGTGGTTTGTCTGGCAATCGCGTTATCTGGCATCTTATCACTGATGTACAGTCGGCTATTGACGGACCAATCACTGCAACTTCCAAGGGCGTTGCACTCAGACGCTACAATTACATCAGGTCAAGAACATGACAATACCAACGCTCCCACGGGAACTGAGGAACTACAAGAGATCGATACCGGGATCGGGCCATCCTTGAAGTCTGAACGCTCTACTTCGTCTTCGTCGTcaagttaccatggcaacggcgTCTTGCAATCTGGAGTGGATCGTGGAGCTCTCGCTCGGCCGAAGAATGGACTGGCGGAAATTGGCCACCAAGTAGCGTCTTCCAAAATTAGGAGCTTGAAGTTCCAAGACGAGCCTCTCGACCAAAGAACTACCGTTCCGCGTCGAGCAAACTCTGACgttggaaaaaataaagaagagatgAAAGAGGAATCCTTCAAGCGCAATAAGGATGAGAAACAAATGAAGTTCTTGTCACATATGAATAAATCAAACATTCAGACTCCTTTGCCAGAGAATGATGCAGTTCTACCAGCTCATTTAATCAAAAGCATCAGGGAACAACTAAGTGAAATGAGAgacaaatttaaaaagaaatctgccCTTGTATTTGATCGAGCTCATCTTCCACGGAACCTGACATTACTAGGAAAAGCA ATCTTTCGGGTAGTGCCAGAAAAATTCTTACCCGAATATCGCAGTCCTTGCTTTCATTTACACGAAAAAGATAAGTCGAGTCAGCTGGCTTGTCTACCCCATGTGTTTCTTGCCGGATTTCCGAAGTGCGCCACCACCGACCTGTTCAAGAAATTGATTTGCCATCATCAAATTGTCGCAACTTCCAAAGAACCCCACTGGTGGACTCGAACACGATTTACTA gggaaagCGTACTCCATTATTTAGGACACCAGACTAACCTCGTACAAAGGATGGAAGAGACCGGAGATAAAAGACTAATTACAA TGGATGCCTCAGCGAGCACGATGTGGGACAACACATACTCTCTTGGTAAATTCGGTTCCATTCGCCATCCGCCCAAGTGGACCCACACCGATGTCCTCAGGTCAGTTCTACCTGACGCACGGTTCCTTCTGCTTCTCAGGGAACCCACCGACAGACTGTACTCGGGCTATATGGCGTTTGACACCGAGTGGCGCACCCAGAAGTCACCGGAAGACTTTCACCAGCGTCTCGTCCGATCAATTCAAGATTTCGGCGGCTGCATGAAAAATTATCAGTTGTCGACATGtgtgaatttcaaatatgaCATG AGATTACGTGTAGGAATGTACTCTGTCTTCATACGAGACTGGCTGAAACGGTACCCGCGAGAACAGCTCCACGTTCTGAGGACCGAAGACTGGTCTAAAGACCCGGCGAAGGAACTCAGCAGAATCGTAAGCTTCTTGGACTTAG ATCCGCTGTCACGAGACGCACTCCTTAACATCACATCATCATCCAGAGAGAATCAGAGAACTCAGAAAGATAGATCTCTGGGTGGCTTACTTCCCGAATCCCGACGGCTACTTGAAAAGCTTTACAAACCCTTCAAGGAAGATCTAGCGCAGTTGCTACAGGATGATAAGTACTTGTGGAATGGATAA
- the LOC121427941 gene encoding low-density lipoprotein receptor-related protein 8-like yields the protein MASFCALFSCAIFTVMVLMTTEINCTSTTTTPAATTPTPSVDMIFIADTGHKEILAATMGRYRFSSLIREDIEVWDVLFSEANQKLYYAKKHDGHIYESNADGSGVRQVSSKSHTEPTSLSIDEINQEIYVAYKGGELISSFNLNGTRIRETRVHKQLSKPGAIYVDAENGYLYFTQFAGVWRSSLSGKDLIPLHHDSDLGEIEAIAVDVQGERIVISDPGNGKVVSMHINGTRAVSPGNPPAVEMVDLSSPYKITDVQFFNGDLYVSNERENRAIMKLANGNGLPKKIYTDTRDILSYPRKFHIAKVNV from the exons CAACACCGGCAGCAACAACGCCAACGCCGAGTGTTGATATGATATTCATCGCTGACACGGGTCATAAGGAAATCTTGGCTGCCACAATGGGTCGATATCGCTTCAGTTCATTGATACGTGAGGACATCGAGGTTTGGGATGTGCTCTTCAGCGAAGCAAACCAGAAGCTTTACTATGCCAAGAAACACGACGGTCACATCTACGAGTCTAACGCCGACGGGTCTGGTGTCAGACAGGTGTCGAGTAAATCTCACACGG AACCAACGTCGCTTTCGATCGATGAAATTAATCAGGAGATTTACGTGGCTTACAAAGGCGGTGAGCTGATCAGTAGCTTCAACCTCAACGGTACGAGAATAAGAGAGACACGTGTTCACAAACAACTTAGCAAGCCAGGGGCCATTTATGTTGATGCTGAGAACGG ATATCTGTACTTTACTCAGTTCGCTGGGGTGTGGCGATCATCGCTCTCTGGTAAAGATTTGATCCCTCTGCATCATGACAGCGATCTCGGTGAAATCGAAGCAATAGCCGTCGATGTGCAAG GTGAGCGTATCGTGATCAGCGACCCCGGCAATGGTAAGGTAGTCAGTATGCACATCAACGGCACGAGAGCAGTCAGTCCCGGCAACCCACCAGCAGTCGAAATGGTCGATCTATCATCCCCCTACAAGATCACCGACGTCCAATTCTTCAATGGAGATCTCTACGTCAGCAACGAACGCGAAAATCGTGCGATCATGAAGCTTGCAAACGGAAATGGACTCCCGAAGAAGATCTACACCGATACGCGGGATATCCTCAGTTATCCTAGAAAGTTTCACATAGCGAAAGTTAATGTATAG